From one Gossypium hirsutum isolate 1008001.06 chromosome D08, Gossypium_hirsutum_v2.1, whole genome shotgun sequence genomic stretch:
- the LOC107926168 gene encoding phospholipase A1-II 1 encodes MASSIATRWRELSGENEWEGLLQPLDTDLRQYIIHYGQRTSAVGDLFDPTTYDPKTSKEQFFTEACLIKGNPYKYEVTDFIYAGSNEVTSAWIGYVAVSTDEGKKVLGRRDVLVAWRGTRTLPEWINDLRIPRVSATDLFPKFAKYNALVHDGFYSLYIGTVPASTHSETSAREQVLTAVKKLVNKYKHEELSITVTGFSLGGALATLTAMDIVANGCNNPTGSKAPFMVTGFVFGCPRVGNDGFKQLFDSLRGDNLRLLRMKNEMDLVPVILLSYTDVGNVLNVNTSVSKYLKERRFGVTDDAFHDGNGDEVGIDKSLVNEDDHEAQEIIISGWINNLYSCHNMDVYMHGVAIENIAEDTPAGELDYDLPLVNKHLDRVEDHYRIPTEWWVGENRNKMEQMDNGRWRPV; translated from the exons ATGGCCAGCTCCATAGCAACTCGTTGGAGAGAACTCAGTGGGGAGAACGAATGGGAGGGTCTACTACAGCCACTAGACACTGATCTCCGTCAGTATATAATTCACTACGGTCAAAGGACTTCAGCTGTCGGAGACCTCTTCGACCCTACCACTTACGATCCTAAAACCTCGAAAGAACAGTTTTTCACCGAGGCTTGTCTCATAAAAGGAAACCCCTACAAGTACGAGGTGACTGACTTCATTTATGCTGGCTCGAATGAAGTTACGTCGGCATGGATCGGATATGTGGCGGTGAGCACCGATGAAGGGAAGAAAGTACTGGGCCGGAgggatgttttggttgcttggAGAGGGACCAGAACACTACCGGAATGGATCAATGATTTACGGATTCCGCGAGTATCAGCTACCGATTTGTTCCCCAAGTTCGCTAAATACAACGCTTTAGTGCACGATGGTTTTTACTCGCTTTATATTGGGACGGTACCGGCTTCTACACATAGCGAGACTAGTGCTAGAGAGCAG GTCCTAACTGCTGTAAAGAAACTAGTGAACAAGTACAAACATGAAGAACTAAGCATAACCGTCACAGGGTTTAGCTTAGGTGGAGCATTAGCAACATTGACCGCAATGGACATAGTTGCCAATGGATGCAACAACCCCACCGGAAGCAAGGCGCCGTTCATGGTGACCGGCTTCGTGTTCGGTTGTCCCCGTGTCGGAAACGACGGTTTCAAACAACTATTTGATTCGCTCAGGGGCGACAACCTTCGTCTCCTCCGTATGAAAAACGAAATGGACTTGGTTCCAGTAATTTTATTGTCATACACCGATGTCGGAAACGTGTTGAACGTTAACACCTCAGTGTCAAAGTACTTAAAGGAGAGGCGTTTTGGCGTCACTGATGATGCTTTCCATGATGGAAATGGAGATGAAGTAGGTATCGATAAAAGCTTGGTAAATGAAGATGATCATGAAGCTCAAGAAATAATTATCAGCGGATGGATAAACAATCTGTATAGTTGTCACAACATGGATGTGTATATGCATGGTGTTGCGATCGAAAACATTGCAGAAGATACACCGGCGGGTGAATTGGATTATGATTTACCACTCGTGAATAAACATTTAGATCGTGTAGAGGATCACTACAGAATTCCAACGGAATGGTGGGTTGGTGAGAATCGGAATAAAATGGAACAAATGGATAATGGACGATGGAGGCCTGTTTGA